GGTGATCAAACACCGGCGTCACGTCGATTTGCGGCGCGACGTAACCGCTGTGATGCGGCACCGGCAGTTCATCTTCGACCTTTTTGCCGATCGCCTGGCCGGCGACGCGAGCAATGCGGTGTCCTTTGATCTTGTCTTGAATTCTCATCAACCCTTCGAGCAGCGCCTCGGGCCGCGGCGGGCAACCGGGAACGTACACGTCCACCGGCACCACCAAGTCGACCCCCTTCACCACGTGGTAGCCATACTTGAAGTACGGTCCGCCGCCGACGGTGCAGGCGCCCATCGCGATCACGAATTTCGGATCGGGCATCATGTTGTAAAGTCGCCGCACGCGGCTGGCCATTTTGTAAGTGACCGTGCCCGCGACGATCATCAAATCGGCCTGACGCGGCGTGGCGCGAAACGCCCCGGCGCCAAACCGATCCATGTCGTACCGACTCGCTCCCGCCGCCATCATCTCGATCGCACAGCAAGCCAACCCGAACGTCAGCGGCCAAATGCTCGCCTGCCGCGCCCAGTTGATCGCCTGCTCGACGGTCGTCGTGATGACGTTCTCCTCAAATCTTCCTTCAATCCAAGGTTGCGACATGGCGGTTCAATCGTCCTGTGAGTTGTTACCACGAGTTCGACAGCCACTAGCCAGGCTTCCGCTGCGACTCCGCGCCAGCGGCTAAGCCCTTACGGCGAAAGGCTTAGCG
This sequence is a window from Lacipirellula parvula. Protein-coding genes within it:
- a CDS encoding NADH-quinone oxidoreductase subunit B, with protein sequence MSQPWIEGRFEENVITTTVEQAINWARQASIWPLTFGLACCAIEMMAAGASRYDMDRFGAGAFRATPRQADLMIVAGTVTYKMASRVRRLYNMMPDPKFVIAMGACTVGGGPYFKYGYHVVKGVDLVVPVDVYVPGCPPRPEALLEGLMRIQDKIKGHRIARVAGQAIGKKVEDELPVPHHSGYVAPQIDVTPVFDHQKITG